A genomic stretch from Xiphophorus maculatus strain JP 163 A chromosome 16, X_maculatus-5.0-male, whole genome shotgun sequence includes:
- the LOC102221832 gene encoding microtubule-associated protein tau-like has protein sequence MLRGCYGNSDPSLLPRSGSRVEQQTEPQQQQQQEVRPAPFSSISPPSSSCSAAPPRLPPPPLLPPGGSELRRPQQRRGARLRCCCSLAALRAAGKRSVRRRQEEPLKRYREGAKMDGDSAPVNDGPAQEQRSTMGDLESVGFLEKLPNGSAELQEEGGEERMERKQEVLPSGDPQGAGQEENAKTCNQVEKKEEEDIIHTEDEEIKKQLPSSSSISPPPQEEEGRGKEENNVEEQDKMSGEEGPCSSPASPPGEAGLDDDNDKEEEQLEGEVVLSAVKVQEESKELSNLKTSASFEPELPAKESHPEAPAAENQPEAPAEERNTELPEEKKQPELSAPPSTADEELPGNKTNASPVDLPSKTSASPAGALPKRNAKASSSPLRRSGVPPPLNKGKAAVKATVDEPVKVSRTAGGSRAAKMISAKSTESMDGVNSPGSRSPASRSSTPNRDVKKVAVVRTPPRSPGSARGRTPSTSHPMPDLSSVKSKVGSTENLKHSPGGGKIQIVHKKLDLSNVTSKCGSKENLRHKPGGGKVEIKSEKVDFKTVQSKVGSMENVTHIPGGGKKKIESHKLMFRENAKARTDHGAEIVVQEDSSPRRLSNTSSRGSLNADEAPPLDTLADQVSASLAKQGL, from the exons ATGCTGcgtggttgctatggtaacagcGACCCCTCCCTTCTTCCTCGGAGCGGCAGCAGGGTGGAGCAGCAGACGGaaccgcagcagcagcagcagcaggaggtaAGGCCCGCACCTTTCTCCTCCATCTCTCctccatcttcctcctgctcagctgctcctcctcgtcttcctcctcctcctcttcttcctccggGAGGTTCGGAGCTCCGCAGGCCGCAGCAGAGGAGGGGTGCTCGGctccgctgctgctgcagccttgCGGCTCTGCGCGCCGCAGGGAAGAGGTCGGTCAGGCGCAGACAGGAGGAGCCGCTGAAGAGATACCGAGAAG GAGCAAAGATGGATGGAGACTCCGCCCCCGTCAATGATGGCCCCGCCCAGGAGCAGCGAAGCACGATGGGAG ACCTGGAATCTGTCGGGTTTCTGGAGAAACTCCCTAATGGAAGCGCAGAGTTGCAGGAAGAGGGAGGAGAAGAGAGGatggagagaaaacaggaagtgcttcCTTCTGGAGACCCACAAGGAGCTGGTCAGgaggaaaatgcaaaaacatgcaaccaggtagagaagaaagaagaggaagacattATCCACACTGAGGATGAGGAGATCAAGAAGCagcttccttcctcctccagcaTTTCTCCTCCACCACAGGAGGAGGAAGGTAGAGGAAAGGAGGAGAACAACGTAGAAGAACAGGATAAGATGTCAGGAGAGGAGGGTCCCTGTTCCTCCCCTGCATCTCCTCCAGGAGAGGCAGGActtgatgatgataatgataaaGAGGAGGAGCAACTGGAAGGTGAGGTGGTGCTGTCAGCAGTGAAGGTGCAGGAGGAGTCCAAAGAGCTCtcaaatcttaaaacaagtgccTCTTTTGAACCAGAACTTCCAGCAAAGGAGAGTCATCCAGAGGCTCCTGCAGCGGAGAACCAACCAGAAGCTCCTGCAGAGGAGAGAAATACAGAACTTCCTGAAGAAAAGAAGCAACCGGAACTTTCTGCACCTCCTTCCACAGCTGACGAGGAGCTCcctggcaacaaaacaaacgCTTCTCCTGTGGATCTTCCCTCTAAAACCTCAGCGTCTCCTGCAGGTGCTCTTCCAAAACGTAACGCAAAGgcctcctcttctcctctccGAAGATCAGGCGTTCCTCCTCCCCTCAACAAAG GTAAAGCAGCTGTGAAGGCGACAGTTGATGAACCTGTGAAG GTCTCCAggacagcagggggcagcagagccGCAAAGATGATCTCAGCCAAGAGTACAG AGTCCATGGACGGCGTCAACAGTCCAGGAAGTCGCTCACCTGCCAGCAGATCATCCACCCCCAACCGAGATGTGAAAAAG GTGGCTGTTGTCCGGACCCCTCCCAGGTCTCCTGGTTCTGCCCGTGGCCGAACACCTTCCACCTCCCATCCTATGCCTGACCTTAGCAGTGTGAAGTCCAAAGTGGGATCCACAGAGAACCTGAAGCACTCACCGGGAGGGGGAAAG ATTCAAATTGTCCACAAGAAGCTGGATTTAAGTAACGTGACATCAAAGTGCGGTTCTAAGGAAAACCTCCGCCACAAACCAG GTGGAGGGAAGGTGGAGATCAAGTCTGAGAAGGTGGATTTCAAAACTGTTCAGTCCAAAGTTGGTTCTATGGAAAATGTCACCCACATTCCAGGAGGAGGGAAGAAGAAG ATTGAGAGTCACAAGCTGATGTTCAGAGAGAATGCTAAAGCTCGGACTGACCATGGTGCTGAAATCGTCGTTCAGGAGGACTCCTCCCCCCGTCGCCTTAGCAACACTTCCTCCCGTGGAAGCCTCAATGCTGATGAAGCTCCGCCCCTAGATACTCTGGCTGACCAG GTGTCTGCATCCCTCGCCAAACAAGGCCTGTGA